From the genome of Actinomycetota bacterium, one region includes:
- a CDS encoding Crp/Fnr family transcriptional regulator, which produces MEDHHLREFLNHLEEGLREEARELFRPERHEREQYIFIDQEEATHLYLVEEGTVEANIVHGDGKLFILGFLYPGGVFGEGALHEDGIYSYSAVAREPARTWRISWDDLQWLVSRDQLFALHLMRLVVEKLDQAYYKERCIAGEKVEKRIACVLLKMVDEIGISDKCGLVIDTPLTNRDIAGLVGSTEETVSRIMSRLKKEGIMASDGKLLVVRDKEALLAYFDGI; this is translated from the coding sequence TTGGAGGACCACCACTTGCGGGAGTTCCTCAACCATCTCGAGGAGGGGCTGCGCGAGGAAGCGCGCGAGCTCTTCCGGCCGGAGAGGCACGAGCGCGAGCAGTACATCTTCATAGACCAGGAGGAGGCCACCCACCTCTACCTGGTTGAAGAGGGCACGGTGGAGGCCAACATCGTGCACGGGGACGGGAAGCTCTTCATCCTCGGCTTCCTATACCCCGGCGGCGTATTCGGGGAGGGCGCCCTCCACGAAGACGGCATCTACTCCTATTCCGCCGTGGCCCGCGAGCCTGCACGCACCTGGAGGATAAGCTGGGACGACCTGCAGTGGCTGGTCTCCCGCGACCAGCTCTTCGCCCTGCACCTCATGAGGCTGGTGGTGGAGAAACTGGACCAGGCCTACTACAAGGAACGCTGCATCGCGGGGGAAAAAGTGGAGAAGCGCATCGCCTGCGTGCTGCTGAAGATGGTGGACGAGATCGGGATCAGCGACAAGTGCGGCCTGGTCATCGACACCCCCCTCACCAACCGGGACATCGCCGGCCTGGTGGGTTCCACCGAGGAGACGGTCTCCCGCATCATGAGCCGCCTGAAGAAGGAAGGCATCATGGCCAGCGACGGCAAGCTGCTGGTGGTAAGGGACAAGGAGGCCCTCCTCGCCTACTTCGACGGGATCTGA
- a CDS encoding CBS domain-containing protein, giving the protein MEREFGLHLEGRVEDVMSSDPVLIAKDEGLDRLLDLFKTYHFHGFPVVDDKGTLVGIVRDTDFISMFARRDPASPTYRTVEDIMFAPPLTIDPKATIQAAIMKMFSDQTRFLAVVDEEGKVVGVVTRIDLIKGIHVRE; this is encoded by the coding sequence ATGGAAAGAGAGTTCGGGCTGCATCTCGAGGGCCGTGTGGAGGACGTGATGAGCTCCGATCCCGTGCTCATCGCCAAGGACGAGGGGCTGGACAGGCTTCTGGACCTGTTCAAGACCTACCATTTTCACGGTTTCCCGGTGGTAGACGACAAGGGGACCCTGGTGGGCATAGTGCGCGACACCGACTTCATCTCCATGTTCGCGCGCAGGGACCCCGCCTCCCCCACCTACCGCACGGTGGAGGACATCATGTTCGCTCCCCCGCTGACCATCGACCCGAAGGCGACCATCCAAGCCGCGATCATGAAGATGTTCTCCGACCAGACCCGTTTCCTGGCGGTGGTGGACGAGGAGGGTAAGGTCGTGGGGGTGGTCACGCGCATCGACCTCATCAAGGGCATCCATGTCCGGGAATGA
- a CDS encoding cation:proton antiporter: MLKDIIPSGPHFVVIMLGLALLAGWAAGLLCRRVKVPMVVGYIVVGIVMGKSLLGVFNDENFPSLVYFTYLALACIGFDIGGELALRRLRHLRRPILWISVFESLGATVLVTIAVYLYTRKLYVALVFGALASATAPAATVDVLREYQASGPLTSTVFAVVGIDDGIAIITYAFAILLAKMLLAGGEVRVAEAVLRPLYEILGALALGTAMGLAFLFLIRKYTARRGLLVLTWGGITLTTGLANQLHFSLILANMAMGLTVVNLTRWRREDVFEVMRGTTPPLFVIFFVLVGSQLDAGRLLSLGWIGLLYIAFRSVGKQAGAYLGGAISRAPEEVRRYLGLCLFSQAGVAIGLSIQTMLELGGGKFGEAGAELGVMAISVIAATTLFFQLIGPPCTRYAIIKAGEAQL; this comes from the coding sequence GTGCTCAAGGACATCATCCCCTCCGGGCCGCACTTCGTGGTGATCATGCTGGGGCTGGCCCTCCTCGCGGGTTGGGCGGCGGGGCTGCTCTGCCGCCGCGTGAAGGTGCCCATGGTGGTGGGGTACATCGTGGTGGGGATAGTCATGGGCAAATCGCTGCTGGGGGTGTTCAACGACGAGAACTTCCCGAGCCTGGTCTACTTCACCTACCTCGCCCTGGCCTGTATCGGCTTCGACATCGGCGGCGAACTCGCTTTGCGCAGATTGAGGCACCTGAGAAGACCCATCCTCTGGATCTCCGTCTTCGAATCGCTGGGGGCCACCGTCCTGGTGACCATCGCCGTATATCTCTATACGCGCAAGCTCTACGTCGCCCTGGTCTTCGGCGCCCTGGCCTCGGCCACCGCCCCCGCGGCCACCGTAGACGTGCTGCGCGAATACCAGGCCTCGGGGCCGCTTACCTCCACCGTATTCGCGGTGGTGGGCATCGACGACGGCATCGCCATCATCACCTACGCCTTCGCCATCTTGCTTGCCAAGATGCTCCTGGCGGGAGGCGAGGTACGCGTCGCGGAGGCCGTCTTGAGGCCGCTCTACGAGATCCTGGGCGCCCTGGCCCTGGGGACGGCCATGGGGCTGGCCTTCCTCTTCCTCATCAGGAAGTACACCGCCAGGCGCGGCCTCTTGGTGCTTACGTGGGGGGGCATAACCCTCACCACGGGCCTCGCCAACCAGCTCCATTTCTCCCTCATCCTGGCCAACATGGCCATGGGCCTGACCGTCGTCAACCTCACCCGGTGGCGGCGGGAGGACGTCTTCGAGGTCATGCGGGGGACCACGCCGCCCCTCTTCGTAATCTTTTTCGTGCTGGTGGGTTCGCAGCTGGACGCGGGCAGACTCCTGAGCCTAGGGTGGATAGGGCTTCTCTACATCGCCTTCAGGTCGGTGGGCAAGCAGGCGGGCGCCTACCTGGGGGGCGCCATATCCCGCGCCCCCGAGGAGGTCCGCAGGTATCTCGGCCTCTGCCTCTTCTCCCAAGCCGGGGTGGCCATCGGCCTCTCCATCCAGACCATGCTCGAGCTGGGTGGGGGGAAATTCGGAGAGGCGGGAGCGGAACTGGGGGTCATGGCCATAAGCGTCATCGCCGCCACCACCCTCTTCTTCCAGCTCATCGGCCCTCCCTGCACGCGGTATGCGATAATCAAGGCCGGGGAAGCGCAACTGTAA